From a region of the Sporosarcina ureilytica genome:
- a CDS encoding TldD/PmbA family protein: MIKQSIIENVLEAALSTGGDFSEVFIEDRYANSIGLQDGKIEQSISGRDFGIGIRIFSGLQNVYTYTTDFSEEGLVKAAKRAALAIKGGGNGTIHPLQKEIIQPIHHIEKWPRTVAHTQRVAVMKQADIIARNYDERIHQVGIRYIDEEQNVLIANSEGKFVEDTRVRSRMAMQATASDGKEMQTGFYGPGAYAGFEFIENLNLHHYAGEAARIAVTMLEADECPSGRFPVIIDNEFGGVIFHEACGHGLEATSVAKNNSVFANRIGERVAPDIVTYIDDGTIPNEWGSLNIDDEGEKTRKNVLIENGILKGYLIDKFNARRMNAEATGSSRRQSYRYNPTSRMTNTYIAPGQSTPDEIIAATENGIYAKYMGGGSVNPATGDYNFAVSEAYLVKDGKIDRPVRGATLIGNGAKTLQKVDMVGNNLGHGAGMCGSLSGSLPVNVGQPMIRVSEITVGGTKGD; the protein is encoded by the coding sequence ATGATTAAACAGTCAATCATTGAAAATGTACTTGAAGCCGCGCTTTCAACGGGCGGGGATTTTTCTGAAGTGTTTATTGAAGATCGTTATGCGAATTCGATTGGACTTCAGGATGGAAAGATTGAGCAAAGTATTTCAGGCCGAGATTTTGGGATAGGGATTCGTATCTTCTCGGGACTTCAAAATGTGTATACGTATACGACAGATTTCTCTGAGGAAGGTTTAGTTAAGGCGGCCAAAAGAGCGGCGCTTGCCATAAAAGGCGGCGGGAATGGGACGATTCATCCGCTTCAAAAAGAAATCATCCAGCCGATTCATCATATTGAAAAATGGCCTAGAACCGTTGCACATACACAAAGAGTGGCGGTTATGAAACAAGCCGATATCATAGCGAGAAATTATGATGAACGAATTCATCAAGTCGGCATTCGTTATATCGATGAAGAACAAAACGTACTCATCGCAAACTCGGAAGGTAAGTTTGTCGAAGATACGCGCGTACGAAGTAGGATGGCAATGCAGGCGACAGCTTCGGATGGTAAGGAGATGCAAACTGGATTTTATGGACCAGGTGCTTATGCAGGATTTGAGTTTATTGAGAACTTAAATTTACATCATTACGCAGGGGAAGCGGCGCGTATTGCAGTGACAATGCTTGAAGCAGATGAATGTCCAAGTGGGAGGTTCCCGGTCATTATTGATAATGAATTTGGCGGCGTAATTTTCCATGAAGCTTGCGGACATGGGCTTGAGGCGACATCGGTTGCGAAAAACAACTCAGTTTTTGCGAATCGAATCGGTGAGCGAGTTGCGCCGGATATTGTCACATATATTGATGACGGTACGATTCCGAATGAATGGGGTTCCCTGAATATTGACGATGAAGGGGAAAAAACGCGTAAAAATGTATTAATTGAAAACGGAATTTTAAAAGGGTACTTAATTGATAAATTTAACGCACGTAGGATGAATGCTGAGGCAACCGGTTCTTCACGTAGACAATCGTATCGATACAATCCGACATCTCGGATGACAAATACGTATATTGCACCTGGACAATCGACGCCGGATGAAATTATTGCGGCTACAGAAAACGGCATTTATGCAAAATATATGGGCGGCGGTTCTGTAAATCCAGCAACCGGTGATTATAACTTCGCGGTTTCGGAAGCGTATCTTGTAAAAGATGGGAAAATAGATAGACCTGTACGTGGTGCAACGCTTATCGGAAACGGTGCAAAAACATTACAAAAAGTTGATATGGTCGGGAATAATTTAGGACATGGCGCGGGAATGTGTGGCTCACTCAGTGGTAGTTTACCGGTTAACGTCGGACAGCCGATGATTCGCGTAAGTGAAATAACAGTCGGCGGAACGAAGGGGGACTAA